CCTGGCCACCTTTCAGACCTTCCACGACACCTACTACGCGCCGAACAACGCGGTGCTCACGGTGGTCGGCGACACCAGCGCGGCCGAGGTGTTCGCGCTCGCCGACAAATACTTCGGCGGCGTCGGGGCGCGCACCGACATCCCACCCGCGCCGGACGGGCGCGCGGTGCCGCCCACCGGCCGGCCCGCGGTGGAGACCGTCACCTCCGACGTCCCCGCCGCCCGCGTCTACCTCGCGCACCGCACCCACCCGTTCGGCACCCCCGGGTACGACGTGACCACCGTGCTCGCCACCGTGCTCGGCAGCGGCCGGGGCAGCCGGCTCTACCAGCGGCTCGCCGACGGCGAGCGGATCGCCCAGCCGGACCTGGTCGGGGCGTACGGGGTCGACCTGGCGCACGCGCCGGCCCCGCTGATCGCCACCGCCACCGCCCGCCCCGGCGTGACCGCCGACCGGCTGCGCGACGGGCTGGCCGAGGTGGTCGACGAGCTGGCCACCGTGCCGGTGACCGCCGCCGAGCTGGAGCGGGCCAAGGCGCTGCTGAGCACGTCGTGGTGGCGGCAGATGTCCACGGTGGACGGCCGGGCCGACACGCTCGGCCGGTACGCCACCCAGTTCGGCGACCCGGCCCGGGCCGCCGACCGGCTGCCCGCCTGGCTCGCCGTCACCGCCGAGCAGATCGCCGAGCAGGCCGCCGAGCTGCTCGGCGCCGCCGACCGGGTGATCCTGACCTACCTGCCCGAGGAGACCTCATGACGCTGATCGCCGCCCGTCCCGGTCCCGGAGCCGCCCGCGCCTACCGGTTCCCGCAGGTGGTCCGGCGCGCGGTGGCCGGGGGGCAGGTGGTGGCCGCGCACCTGCCGGGGCAGAACCTCGCCGTCGCGCTGCTGCTGCTCGACGGCGGCGCGGGCCGGGAACCGGTCGGCAAGGAGGGCCTCGGCGCGGTGCTGGCCAAGGCGCTGGAGGAGGGCACCGCGCAGCGGGACGCCACCGGGTACGCGCTGGCCATCGAGGCGCTCGGCACCGAGCTGGTGACCGGGCTCGACTGGGACTCGTTCCAGGTCAGCGTGCAGGTCCCGGTGGACCGGCTGAGCGCCGCGGTGGAGCTGATGGCGGAGGCGGTCCGCACGCCCCGGCTCGACCCGGCCGACGTGCTGCGGGTCCGCGACGACGAGGCGACCGCGCTGCGGATGGACTGGGCCAACCCGGGCCCGCGCGCCGACGCGGTGCTGCGCGCCGACCTGTTCGGCGCCGAGCACCGGTGGGGCCGCCCGCTCTACGGCGACCCGGGCAGCGTGGCCGCGCTGGAGGCCGACGACGTCACGGTCTTCCACTCGGAGTGGTTCATCCGTCCCGGCACCCTGATCGTCGCCGGTGACCTGGAGCGGGTCGACCTGGACGCGCTCGGCGCGGCGGCGTTCGCCGGCACCGGCGGTGGCCCGGTGGACCGGGGCGGCCCGATCGAGGTGCCGATCGCCGACCGGCGGCGGATCATCCTGGTCGACCGGCCCGGCTCGGTGCAGTCGACGCTGCGGCTCGGTCACCCGTCCCCGCACCGCGCCCACCCCGACCACGTGCCGATGACGCTCGCCGGCACCGTGCTCGGCGGCGCGTTCACCTCCCGCCTCAACCACCTGATCCGTGAGGTGCGCGGTTACACGTACGGGATCCGGGGCGACTTCGCCTCGTCCCGGCGGTTCGGCCGGTTCGGGGTCAGCTCCGGGGTCCAGACCGCGGTGACCGTGCCGGCGCTCGTCGAGTGCGTGGGCGAGGTGTCGCGGACCCGGCTGACCGGGGTGACCGAGGAGGAGCTGGAGGTGGCCCGGTCCTGGCGGGCCGGCCAGCTCTCGGTCGAGTTGCAGAGCCCGCGGGCGATCGCGTCGGCGCTCACCACGCTCGTGGTGCACGACCTGCCGGACGACTACCACGCCCGGCTGCGGGAGGCGCTGCTCGCGGCGACCGTCGAGGAGGTCTCCGCGGCGGCTGCCGCGCACCTGCACCCGGAGGCGATGACGATGGTCGTCGAGGGCGACGCGGCGGTGATCCGGGACGAGCTGGTGGCCTCCGGCGTCGGCGAGGTGGCCGACCACGTGTGACCCGGCGGGCCGGGGCGACGGCGTGTGATTCCCGTCGCCCCGGCCCGCGCGCTGGGAAACGCTTCCCGCCCGGCCGGCCCGGCT
The genomic region above belongs to Micromonospora sp. WMMD1128 and contains:
- a CDS encoding pitrilysin family protein; the protein is MTLIAARPGPGAARAYRFPQVVRRAVAGGQVVAAHLPGQNLAVALLLLDGGAGREPVGKEGLGAVLAKALEEGTAQRDATGYALAIEALGTELVTGLDWDSFQVSVQVPVDRLSAAVELMAEAVRTPRLDPADVLRVRDDEATALRMDWANPGPRADAVLRADLFGAEHRWGRPLYGDPGSVAALEADDVTVFHSEWFIRPGTLIVAGDLERVDLDALGAAAFAGTGGGPVDRGGPIEVPIADRRRIILVDRPGSVQSTLRLGHPSPHRAHPDHVPMTLAGTVLGGAFTSRLNHLIREVRGYTYGIRGDFASSRRFGRFGVSSGVQTAVTVPALVECVGEVSRTRLTGVTEEELEVARSWRAGQLSVELQSPRAIASALTTLVVHDLPDDYHARLREALLAATVEEVSAAAAAHLHPEAMTMVVEGDAAVIRDELVASGVGEVADHV
- a CDS encoding pitrilysin family protein; its protein translation is MPDSGFPWPIETTRLDNGLRVVVSEDRTAPAVAVNLWYDVGSRHEPAGQTGFAHLFEHLMFEGSMHVAKTEHMKLIQGAGGSLNATTNPDRTNYFETVPAEHLELALWLEADRMGGLVPALTQETLDNQRDVVKNERRQRYENVPYGDAWLRLLPLLYPPGHPYHHATIGSMADLNAADLATFQTFHDTYYAPNNAVLTVVGDTSAAEVFALADKYFGGVGARTDIPPAPDGRAVPPTGRPAVETVTSDVPAARVYLAHRTHPFGTPGYDVTTVLATVLGSGRGSRLYQRLADGERIAQPDLVGAYGVDLAHAPAPLIATATARPGVTADRLRDGLAEVVDELATVPVTAAELERAKALLSTSWWRQMSTVDGRADTLGRYATQFGDPARAADRLPAWLAVTAEQIAEQAAELLGAADRVILTYLPEETS